In the Streptomyces sp. SJL17-4 genome, GGAGGTCGCGGCGATGGCCGGCGGCAACGCGGCCCGCGTCTACGGCTTCGACCTGCCGTACCTGGACTCCCTCGCCGCGGTCCACGGACCGACCGTCGAGGAGATCGCCGAGCCCCTGAAGGAGGTTCCCGCGGGCGCCACCAGCCCGGCCTTCGCCCCGGGCGGGTCGGTCCGCGTCTGGTGACCCGCCCGGTGCGACGCTCCTGACGTGACCGACGCGCCCGAGATGACCGACGTCCCCGAACACGAGGCCCACGGCGGAGGCCTCGGCTCCCGTCTCAACTGGCTCCGGGCCGCCGTGCTCGGAGCCAACGACGGAGTCGTATCCACCGCGGGCCTCGTCGTCGGCGTCGCCGGCGCCACCGAGTCCCAGGCCGCCCTGCTCACCGCGGGTCTCGCGGGGCTGCTGGCCGGATCGATGTCGATGGCGGCGGGGGAGTACGTCTCGGTCTCCACCCAGCGCGACTCCGAGAAGGCCGCCCTGGCGCAGGAGAAGCGCGAACTGCGCGAGGATCCGGAGGCGGAACTCGCCGAACTGACCGGCCTCCTGGCCGCCCGCGGCCTCTCCGCCGACGTGGCCCGCGAGGCCGCCGAGCAGCTCACCGCCCGCGACGCCCTGCGCGCCCACGCGCGCGTGGAGCTGGGCATCGACCCGGACCAGCTCACGATCCCCTGGCACGCGGCCGCCGCGAGCTTCCTCGCCTTCACCGTCGGCGCCCTGCTCCCGCTCCTCGCGATCGTCCTTCCACCGGCCTCGGCGCGCCTCTGGGTCACGGTCGTCTCCGTCCTCGCGGCCCTGGCCTTCACCGGCTGGTGGAGCGCTCGCCTGGGCGCCGCCCCCACGGGCCGCGCGATGCTCCGCAACGTCGCGGGAGGTGCCCTGGCGATGGCGGTCACCTACGGCGCGGGCTCGTTGCTGGGAGCGACGGGCGTGTAGGCCTCCCGGGGGCGGTTGTCCCGGAGCCGGTTGTCCCGGAGGTTGCCCCGGGGGCGGCTGTCAGAAGGTGCCAAGGCTTGCTGACAACTCGTCTCGCATACTTGTTGGTAACGACGTCTATCCGCACCCCCGCCCCCGCCCCTACCGTCGACCGCATGCCCAACCTGCCCGATGTCGTGCTCTGGTCCATACCGGCGTTCGTCCTGCTCGCCGTCCTGGAGATGGTCGGCTACCGCCTCCATCCCGACGAGGAAGCCGCCGGTTACGAGGCCAAGGACACGGCCACGAGCATGGGCATGGGGCTCGGGAGCCTCTTCGTCGACCTCGTGTGGAAGATCCCGATCGTCGCGATCTACACGGCGGTCCACGAGCTCACCCCGCTCCGCGTCCCCCTCCTCTGGTGGACGATCCCGCTGATGCTGCTCGCCCAGGACTTCTTCTACTACTGGCAGCACCGCGGCCACCATGTCGTCCGGATCCTGTGGGCGTCCCACGTCGTGCACCACAGCAGCCGCAGGTTCAACCTCTCCACCGCGCTGCGGCAGCCCTGGACGGGCTTCACCTCGTGGCCGTTCTATCTGCCGATGATCGCGCTCGGCGTCCACCCGGCCGCCGTCGCCTTCTGCTCCTCGGTCAGTCTCGTCTATCAGTTCTGGATCCACACCGAGCGCGTCGACAAGCTGCCCAGGCCCTTCGAGTACGTCCTCAACACCCCCTCCCACCACCGCGTCCACCACGCCTCCCAGGGCGGCTACCTGGACCGGAACTTCGGCGGGATCCTCATCGTCTGGGACCGGATGTTCGGCTCCTGGGTCGGCGAGACCGACCGGCCCGTCTACGGCCTCACCAAGAACATCGAGACCTACAACCCCCTGCGCGTCGCCACCCACGAGTACGCCGCCATCGCCCGCGACCTCCGCGCCGCCCACGACTGGCGCGAGCGGGCCGGCCGGGTCCTCCGCGGCCCGGGCTGGCAACCGGCCGCCGCCGCGCCGGCAGCCGCCACCGACACCCGTTCCAACACCTGT is a window encoding:
- a CDS encoding sterol desaturase family protein, which translates into the protein MPNLPDVVLWSIPAFVLLAVLEMVGYRLHPDEEAAGYEAKDTATSMGMGLGSLFVDLVWKIPIVAIYTAVHELTPLRVPLLWWTIPLMLLAQDFFYYWQHRGHHVVRILWASHVVHHSSRRFNLSTALRQPWTGFTSWPFYLPMIALGVHPAAVAFCSSVSLVYQFWIHTERVDKLPRPFEYVLNTPSHHRVHHASQGGYLDRNFGGILIVWDRMFGSWVGETDRPVYGLTKNIETYNPLRVATHEYAAIARDLRAAHDWRERAGRVLRGPGWQPAAAAPAAATDTRSNTCTDTRTESRTDKATPERAA
- a CDS encoding VIT family protein — protein: MTDVPEHEAHGGGLGSRLNWLRAAVLGANDGVVSTAGLVVGVAGATESQAALLTAGLAGLLAGSMSMAAGEYVSVSTQRDSEKAALAQEKRELREDPEAELAELTGLLAARGLSADVAREAAEQLTARDALRAHARVELGIDPDQLTIPWHAAAASFLAFTVGALLPLLAIVLPPASARLWVTVVSVLAALAFTGWWSARLGAAPTGRAMLRNVAGGALAMAVTYGAGSLLGATGV